One Populus nigra chromosome 16, ddPopNigr1.1, whole genome shotgun sequence genomic window, TAAGCATTTGCATCCATATGAGTTCATTGACAATGAATGGTTAGGTTTTCTGATTGCTTATCACACGCCATTGTTCTTTTGTAGTTGTTATTCACAAGTCCTTATATGGCACTTGTTTCCACCATGTAcaatttatagaaattttataatgatttcaTGTCAGACGTGTTCTTTAATGAATATCAGTGCACAACAGTTCTCTTCCGCGCATCATTGATCCCTATAGTTGTTTGGGTTTGGCATAAGTTGAACTTGCGACCCCCATGACAGTTtgtatctcattttttttttttttttttttgaagttgtcTTTCATCTTTTCAGTCAAGTTATTTCCAAAATATGCTCAAAGATCCCGAATTACAAATGCTGGGATTGGTACCGAATGTATGAATGGTTGCCTCATGTCATGGTAACTGTTCATAGCAAGTTCATGACTGGTTCAATTTGATTCCCCCCCCTAACAGCAGGGTATTTCAACTTCCTCTATCCTTTTAGTTTGTAGATTCCTTGTTGATTTTTTCATGACAAGATTCTCAAAATTTCCCCAAAATTATCTCTCAAACTCCATCCAAAACTTCTTCACACCTAATTGAAAAACCTGAAACTGAATCAAGAGATCTTTGAGATGGATGTGAAAGTATTTCTTCAAATCCCCTGATTCCCATTACAACTCTTTCAAGAGGAAACCACTTAATGAAACAATGCCAACATGAGAAGTCTCTTCTACTTTCATCCTAAACTGCTCTAAACTGGAGAGTAAAATCTACGGTTCATATGCACTGATTCAGGGAGACATGAAAGAAAAAGTAGATTGATGTTATAAAACTACGGTAGGAGAGAGTTCAGAGCATGATAAGGAAATTATGTATGGATCACTGGCTTTGGGAATTAACCAGTAAACCATTCTATTTATTCTTGGGGTTGATCCAGTGATAATTATTTAGATTACCTCGATCTTGTGTCCATAGATAATTCTGAACTAGTCCCGAACATTTCAAATGACTGTCGAAAAAAGCCCCGAATCGCACATGTTTTAGTGGCTAAACATCAAATATGAGCAAGTTGACATAGCAGATCTGAGTAGGCCAGCAGCCAGCAAGATTTTATGCCTATTACTGTTAACGgcgttgttatttatttatcagtCTGGGAAGCCATGGTTAAGAATATCAGTCTCCCTCTCCTATTGCTAAACTCTTGATAAGGTATGGTTTGGTAGCCCTCTTGATTATTCTaatttgagagtttttttttattattattattgtcctGTATATTTCCatataaatgatgaaaaattgGATTTGAgagcataaaaataatttatgtgggTTATGCATTTGGAGTGAAAGAATATAGGCTTTGGTATCTTGATCCTATAGAACCAAAGTTGCTTATTAGCAAATACTTAATGAGGCAAAAATACTAAACTTAAAAGAAGTCTTTGGTATCTATTGTCTGTTGTTGCTATTTGACACTTAGAGTTAGAAAAACTTGATGTCAAGATTGCATTCTACATAAAGAATTGGATGATTACGAGGATGAATAGCAAAAAAGATGAATCTAGATGATGTTTGTACTTAactgaaaaaaaacactaaaagggCATATGAACATTTTAGCATGTAGAATGCTAAACCTGTTGGTACTCTCTTTGCTGCTCATTTCAAGCTGCATGTCATCTACTATATGTAATCAGATGAGGATATGTAATACATGTCTTGTGTTCTATATTCTAATATATTGGATGTCTACCATGGAGGCAAAGTACTTAGCAGTGATTGAAGCAATCAAATAAACTATTTGGTTAGGGATCATATGTTTCATGAAAGGATGAAGCACATTCATATCAAGTATCATTTCATTCATGATAGTGTTAATTTGGGTGATATTATTGTGAAGAGAATCGGTACTGGAATTATCCATCTAATACATTGATCGACctatttgagagtgtggttacggttgattttcaaagtgtttttcgtgctgaaatatatcaaaatgatatattttttttattttttaaaaaattatttttaaaattaatacatcaaaacgattcaaaatataaaaaaaatttaattttaacaaaaaaatttattttttcaaaaaacacgGTGCATTTCTAAACACAACTATATTACTTTCATTATACAAGCTCAAACATTGTTTGGACTTGATTTCTATAACCATCAACAATATGACTTCGTCGTaaagggcttgatggaaaagctGCAAAGTTTTggatattaaaagaattttagtCAAAGCGGAGATTTGTTATGATATGatgtgaattttaattataattgtagAAGGACttgatataattattatctGGCTTAGGATTGGTTTTGGGTAGCAATGgaaaccttgtaggattaggaTCGTGACAAATCCCTTACCCATCAAGGCgattttctttactgtttcaaAAATTGTTTCCTCTTATGAGTTATTGTGTGTTACGAGCATAATTTTGAAACCTGAATCGATCTGGGATTTGATCGATCTGAGACTGAAACCGAatcgaattgaaaaaaaaatagaaaaaaaaaacccagtatAACTTAGTTGATCTAGTGACCTGGTTAAAAATTCAGTTACAACTtgttaacttttgattttttttttattaaacgacattgttttgatttaaaaaattgaattgactcagacgatttgatcaaaatttaaaattcaaaccttAAACTGGATTGATTATTGAACCGAGTCTGAAAATTATGGTTACGAGGAATGAGTGTACTTTGAATTCAGGTTTGAGAATCATAGTTAAATATCTTATCTTTATaagtgaatgtaaacataactGAACCACATAAAATCATTGTGTTGTGTgattatttctttctatttaatgtgatattatgtgtgtgtgtgtggtccCCAGCAACAATATTATAGAATTCATATCCAATAAATCTCGACTTCACAGTTCACTATGTTTTCAAATTCTcgatttgataaaaattgatttaaggTAAATTTAAAATGGGTTGAACTGGATTaacctagttttttattttataaataataaaaataatattatttttttgtagctTACAtttatacaaattattttttaagttttcaagTAAGATAATTATActacattttatattatttttttatatcttaaatcTACATGGAttgctttttaagtttttaagtgTGGAATAAGTATACTGCAtaccttatatttattttttataatttatatttttatgcattgtttcaaaaaaatttaaattgatgcaTATGACTCAGGATCCAACTCCTAGATTATGTTAAATCCATtccagatttaataactatgtttttttttttttttcagtaaaagaagaaaaaggaagataTGGGCCGGCCTATCTAAAAcaataatgttatttatttcaaaatatcaatttctctGGTCAAACAAACGAAGCTAGTTGGGTTAATAATGTGGAACAAAACTCTCTCCGAAGGGAGCCCGGACAGGCCCAGACCAGACCAGCCCAGCCCAAGAGTATATTCAATAAGCAGAAGAGCGTCAAGTACGGTTCCCGCCCTTATGGAATGAATTAAGGCGCCAAATGTCAAAGAAGGGGTCCACCCACGAAGAAGCCACTTATCTTTCATTTCGTCTTTTCTCAAAACCAGATCCTATCTTTATTTTCACTCTCTAAAAGAGATTGTGGTTTTGAGAcagtgtgtgcgtgtgtgttaAAGCAAAGGAGGATGTTTGGGAGAGTAagggcttcttcttcttcaccagACTGCTTGGAGAGACCGTCTTCCAAGATCCTCAAAGACGACACTCTCTCTATCTACGGTACTCTCTCTCTTGGATAAAATCATgtgctcttttattttgttttaattaggtTTAAGCCCTGAACTTGAGAAGCAAATTATGGGTTTTGCAGATTATGATAAATGAGGATGTGGGTCAAATGAatttcttaagattttttttcataattaacaGTGCAGTGCCCAAAACCTTCAGTCtttaattaaatgtttgatAATCAGCCTTTATACAAGTAGCCTTGTAAACGAGCAAGGCGGCCCTTCCCTTTTCGATCCAATAACTGGCTTGACCTGGCACGGTTATTCCCAAATGGTGAAGATATCCCACTGCTTGTAGAAATATGAAATGGAGTAGCCCTGCAAGTTGTAATTGTGGGAACCGCTTCTCGTAATTGGTCAAATAAGTGATTGtgagatgattattttttagtcatttaTAGGATAAAATTTgggtctttattttttgtttaagatttaACTTTCATGCTAGTACCGTGGGCTAGGGAGGATCGTTTTTGTTCTTTGCAGACAATAATGGGCACACTTTGTGAATTTTGCTGTATAATAAGGCTCTTTGATTGGGCTGTTTGTTGCCTTCATAGGAGGTAATAGAATTCGTTGTGGCAACTGCTTTGCGCTAATTCTCCTTTagttgaaaaatgaattttaggaatatgtatgtatgtatgtatgcatgcatgcatgcagtAGTGCTTTATAAGGTTAGTGTTCCATCCAAGGTCCTTTCCTCTTCGGCGTCTTTGTGTTTACAAGATGACATGATGTTGAATAAAATGCCGAGGTTGCTGAATTATCTGTTTTTTTGATGCAGAGGCTACATTAATGAAGCTTAAACTAGGTTCTCAGCGTGATCAAAGCTCACCCTTTGAGGAGACTGTGGAAATGGAAAGTGAGAGTAGCACTACAAGTGCTTCAAGTTTCGTGGAGTCCAATAATACCTCAACAACTGCCTTGAAAAGCTTACAGCATGTTATAACCTCACCCGATGAGGAGGTGATGACAATAGATTCAGATAGTTCTTCTGCCAGTGATCAGTTAAGTTTTAGTGCTATGCAATCTACAGGTGACTCAAAAGATCAGCGGGGTAGGAATGTTTCAGTGCTTTATCTTTTTTCCAAATATAATTATTCTCGACAAGCATTAACTCCTTTTGGAGAGGCAATGCTGATAGCAAGCAATTGTTCTGCGAGTACTTATGCTAGTTCTAGCAACTCTCAATCTCTGGGCATCTCAAAAGAGCAATATTCTGAACATGAACATCTTAGTTCCTCTTCTGCTTGTCAGATGTAGGATTTGTATTCACATCTATGCctttctttccttattttatctttcattggGAGATCCCTAGACGGGTATAAACAAGGGGTTGCAACCTGATTGATCACTCAACTGTATCttgatttgattcttttttgtttcaccAAGTTTTTTCAGTGTTTATGGAATTAGTGTATCATTCTTGGAAGACAGTGGCAGCTTATCaagtttttcttcatttaaatgcaataaaaatttcCATAGAACTAGTTTGCTGCAGGGGTTGGATTCACTTCCTTACAACAATTTACATTTTGTGGCAGCTTTCAAAAATGGATGGACATTATGCTACTCTTAAGATTCTCTTCCTGGAAACATTAGGATGACATTGTTATtggtggatgtaaaaaaaatggagaattttCAATCATAAATCTACGTTGATTATACGAAGAGCAGATATCAGAATTCCATTATCAATATTACTGGCACTGAAAGTAATATAAATTGGAACATAAAAAACTTGATGAAATTGGAGAGTGAAGCGCTGCATGCTTACCCTGAGGCCGATACTTGTGCAGGTAGATTGGTAATTTTGGTGTCTGTGTAGGTGCACATGTGATTTAGTTTATAGAGGTTCGTGAATTTTGGTTGGTGTCTTTGTTAAATAATCAAAAGGGTAAAGGGGAGTTGAAggcaggtaaattttttttacctcgAGGCCAATACTTGTGCAAATAGATTGGTAATTTTGGCTTATTAGAAGtaacaaagaaagaaacacGAGAGGAGATAAACTACAAAAGCACTCCACGCTGATTACATACACTACTTGGTAAACAATTAATAAACCGatcaatgaaattattataaatagaaaTCCCTCATTGGATCATGCGCTATGAGGCTAGAAAACCTACTAGGATGAGATGACTTTCTAAAGGTTGAATTGAGGTGGTTGGTGGTGGAGAAGGGTGGTCGGGTTAGCTagaaaaattgcaataaaaGTCTCTTTGGCGGGATGAGTGATCATACAAAAACTAAGTCAATAGATGAGGAATATGAGTCTAAAAAGGCCGATGGTGTTAGCTTATAAAGGCGCCTGAGTTTTAGTTGGTGACTATTGGATTGCCATATCAATTTATGGTGTTATAATGCTTTCAGGAGGTGAAGATAATTACGATGTTGTTTACTTTAGGCCATTGTTGCAATTCATTTTGATAATAAAGAAAGAacttaaaattattctaaaaataaattggaacaagaagaacaagaataTAGGAgaaaaagcaaaggaaaaaatGGTTATTCCCAATTGGCCATGTGTGGCGAGGTTGGAAAACCTAACATGATGAGATGCTTTTTACGAGACTGGATTGAGGTTGTTGATGGTGGAGAACGGCGGCCGGGATCATTGAAAAACCTGCAAACAAGACTCTCTAGTGAGATTGAAGACCCTTCGATGACCAATAACCTTAGAAACTAATCAAGGGATAAATGTCTTTGATCGATGTTGATAAGTCACCATTAGTAGTTTCTGAATAATTACCATTGTATGCGAAGTTTCTTAGATGAAAGGGGTAGGGCCGGTAGGCATCTCCTCTAGGGCTTGTGAGGGGGAGCATGTGGTTGGAGACGGCAGGGTTAAAAAAGGGTGATAAGGAAGGTCATCATAATAGTTTATTAGgatattttttgcaattttgtttttcaattttacactTGGTGATGTATGAATACTTGTTGCTaagtaaaaagtttttttttttaatgatatatgATATTTCTCATAAATGTTGCAATTTGattcattatatatttaatctttTCGAGATTCCATGTTCTTAGTAGGCCTCATATAGAAGCAGCTAGATTTTCTACCGTACAAATATCAGAATTAAAGAATCAAGGAATATTGATATGTACAATTTTAATACAACAGATATGCACACCAAACCAACAATACAATTTCTTTATTTCATCTGTGCAGTCACCTGAACAGTTTCAAATTCAAACTGAAAATCATCTGTACTTATTTTCAGTGCAAAGCCTGTGCTTGCACATTACTGATGATAGACATTACTACGTACATGGACATGTCGTAGGAGATCAAACACACCATGCGATTACACAGCAACCAATTATGGCCTCATGAAACCTCGACCAATTTATTCAAGAACTGCAAATTTATTGGCTGCTATTTATTTAGCATTTCCAGCAAGAAGCTGCAATTATAGGCTTCGATTTCCAGCCAAGAACCAAGCACCCTTTCTCTTCAACAACTGTGTATCCATCACAAACCTTATTCTTCACCAGCCATTGCTTTGCCTGAGCCATCATCTTAATGGGGGCAGCCTGAAATCCTGCTCGGCTCATCCTCCTGCGCCACTGATACACCCTCTCATGCCGCTCTACCCTTGCTGGCCCCTCACAGCTCACAATGTTCTTTATCTCCTCTGCGAAATAAAACTGCTCCATCTTGGCTCTCCTGGTGTCGTATTTGGGCAGCATGGCGTCCAAGGAGTCAAAAATCGCGGAATAGTAATGCAGTGCCTCCATGAATCTTCCTAGAAAAAATGGACCGTTGTGGCTTGAATCTTGTTCAACTAGAACAAGAACCTTTGGCGAGAGCTCATGAACAATCTGCAGGACAGAATTCAGAGCTCCCCTACTTTCTTTAACCACGCAATGGAGTTGAAGAATGCTGTTGACTACTAGAACTTCACCTTCATTGATTTTGATGTCTTCAGGCCTTAAGTTTTCCAAGTTGCTTTCCACAGCTGAGAACTCTAAATTGATTCCCATGTCTTTTGCATATTCCTTGAGTTCATCACCGATGATCCGGAATCTATCAACGCAAAGGCCAACACCAGTTATTCGAAGGCGGCTGGGTGCTTTTCCAGCACGTTCGGCGAGGCTTTCAATAAGCCGGCGCCATTGGTGACCGTGTGATAATCCAAGTGTCATTCCTAGGTCCACCACATGAACAAAACTCTCTCCCTCAAAGGCTTCCAAAATAGCATTATTGGCAACAAAGTGACCGAACCGAATATGTGGGCAAATTTCATAAACAAGGCGTAAAGCTTCTTCCTTCTTATCCGAGGCAATGTCCATTATGTTCATCGTGGGAACAAAACCAACCGCCCCTAGTGGTTGAACAAGAGAGAGCCTGTCGGTAAGGCCTTGGACGAAGCAAGAAGCCACGCGTTGGAAAGAAGAGCCAAATACCAAAGCATTAGATCGGAGCTCAGATAACAAGGCTGAGGCATGTGACTTGTCACGACATGCCACAGCTTCAGCACAAGCAATTAGAAGCTGAACAAGTCTCATTCCATCAGCATTcccttcttcttcatttccacCTTCATCAGCATTGATCATCGCTTCTGATGCTGCCTCCTCGACAGCCTCAGCTGCAAGATATCTTTGCGTATAAGTCCATATGTGATCTCTGAAATGAAGCTTAGGGATGCTATTCAAGATATTAGTGCTAATGCTGCGGCAAATGCTGCTTCCACCACTATAAAGGCTGCTATTATTACTTCTTATGGATTCAACCAGACTCGAGGATCGTCTCATCCTCTTAGCATCTCTGGTGTCATCCGAAAAAGGAAGGATCCATGAAACGGCATTGCTATCAAATGTTGGCAAATAAGGGGGGCGCGGGTAGCAAGCCATAGCTGAAAGACTGAGATCAAGGCCACTCGTTTCACTTATGTTTTCATCATTGAACTCCCCTGACAAGAAACTATGAgccatctctctctcttccccctcacacacacacacacgcgcgcgcgcgggCGCACAAAATTCTTCTCTGTTTCTATAGATATATCACTAATGCCCTGAAAGAACCTTCACCAAGCAAAGGCATGATATAGAGCTAGCGGCTACGCTATCGATATCCTTGTCGAGAATCACTAGGCCGATGCATATTTTCGTATGAAACCAAgcaagtaaaaacaaatttattaatctGTCCGCATTGATGTCTGCCTGATCTGTGGCATAAGATAAATGCAAACGCATAGAGCAATCGTTGCCCATTACTTTCTCCAAGATTTTTGGACCAGCTCAGGTGGCCTCTTTATTTATTCCTAATTCTAACTATTGACAAATATGAAAACGGCCATGTACGTCTTCGGATTCAAGCCGAAAATTAATcccaacaaaaatatttgaaaaaaaaaaacaaaatataactaTCTTGAAAGAACAATAATTTCCTCAATTCCGGATCGGAGAAAACTTCCTTATATACCCACTGGTATCATGCCCTTCTACTATCTTGATaaatctttcctttttttctctaatacTTTGCTTTCTGTATACATGTTACCATAGTTATAAAATATAGGTCACccgttaaatttaaaattactttgttttaagtttttttttattttaaaataaaatatcgaaTCAGGTTTAATATAGGTTTTAATCAAGTTATAGTTTACATACTAAAtggaataaattttaattattaatcaactctcaattaatttaacataaatcTAATCCAAGCAAGAacttaaattaacaaattaatagaTTGACGACAGACCAAACAAGGTCTAATGACACTATAACCTATATTCTATTACAGGAGAGAATTTCCTCGGGAGGAAATTATTGTTCATTCTATAtcataatctatatatatatatatatataagtttaaaCTCAAAACTTATTTATCTAGGGTTGTTTTTGTCTAAAAACCTTGATGATTTATACGTTAATTAGCTCTTTAATTTTCACTATATAAGTAAGAAGAATGTCACGTAATTCTTCAACATGGGATGAATGGTTCTTACATTTATAAAACATgtctactaaaaaaaatttagattaatttttctttcacccataatatattttaatcaagttaatgttttatgttaaagtatttttgttaaaaaataatttttaataaggtTTGATCAATCTAAGAATGAttggatttcattttttaatttaaccaataaactataattttaaaaatattttttaaaaaaagaactttaAATTCAATTTGGAATGATTCGCCGGCTCATATGATGGAGAACACCATAAAGTAATGTGAACACACATCCAGATGGCATGGAGTAGTTCCAGTAGAGGATTAAGAATACAAACAccatatacaaataaaataggTATATGCCATCCTAACTCTAATGCATGGATCATTCAAAGTTACAAGACTACTCATATGATATTCTGAAATTCAACAATATCATAGTAACAAGAAATTAAcgttaataaacaaatatatagagACATTCATGCCACTGTCGCACAGACTTTGTCAGCGTCACTGTCTACGTCATGATCCTGCATTGGACAGCGGGGATGCTCCCCGGAATATAACTTCTCTGTCCGATTTTCATTCTAGAAGGTAAGAAGGTTCCTTTTTGTAGCCGCATAAGCTAGCTGTATGTGAAATACAGGACACGAAAGAAGAGACAAAGGGGATAACTAGTTAAATGTATCAATAAAGAAGTGAGGAACCTCCTTCTGCCTTGGACAAGGACGGGGGAACACACAGCTGTAAAAGCAATTATTGCTAGAGTGGCGAGGTCACATTTCGAGCTCGACATTACCTATGAACTAAATGTTGCGGCAAAcattaattgtagtttttttataaaatacttgGATGGATGGATTGTTATAGtatctcttttcatttttatttttgtttttgttaaatgtgtattttttttgttataatttttttaaaattatttttgttgattttattttttaatattgtgatggttaaaaatttagttttgtaattttttttcttcttatttttttctatgaggttaacGTAGTTTgtaaatttatcaagttaactTATGTTGCCTCGgtttatagtctattttttcTCGTATGGTTAAAAGAttagttttagagaaaaatcatgctatcaaactttataaagtaacaaaaattaaaggaagtGAGGAAACCACTATTCACCCAACAACCATTGCATTgtgaattataatagtaatctatagtgttttacttcttttttcttttctttttgtttttagatttttgttatgattttttttcaatttttttgtttatttcatct contains:
- the LOC133675656 gene encoding uncharacterized protein LOC133675656; amino-acid sequence: MFGRVRASSSSPDCLERPSSKILKDDTLSIYEATLMKLKLGSQRDQSSPFEETVEMESESSTTSASSFVESNNTSTTALKSLQHVITSPDEEVMTIDSDSSSASDQLSFSAMQSTGDSKDQRGRNVSVLYLFSKYNYSRQALTPFGEAMLIASNCSASTYASSSNSQSLGISKEQYSEHEHLSSSSACQM
- the LOC133676082 gene encoding GRAS family protein RAD1-like, whose translation is MAHSFLSGEFNDENISETSGLDLSLSAMACYPRPPYLPTFDSNAVSWILPFSDDTRDAKRMRRSSSLVESIRSNNSSLYSGGSSICRSISTNILNSIPKLHFRDHIWTYTQRYLAAEAVEEAASEAMINADEGGNEEEGNADGMRLVQLLIACAEAVACRDKSHASALLSELRSNALVFGSSFQRVASCFVQGLTDRLSLVQPLGAVGFVPTMNIMDIASDKKEEALRLVYEICPHIRFGHFVANNAILEAFEGESFVHVVDLGMTLGLSHGHQWRRLIESLAERAGKAPSRLRITGVGLCVDRFRIIGDELKEYAKDMGINLEFSAVESNLENLRPEDIKINEGEVLVVNSILQLHCVVKESRGALNSVLQIVHELSPKVLVLVEQDSSHNGPFFLGRFMEALHYYSAIFDSLDAMLPKYDTRRAKMEQFYFAEEIKNIVSCEGPARVERHERVYQWRRRMSRAGFQAAPIKMMAQAKQWLVKNKVCDGYTVVEEKGCLVLGWKSKPIIAASCWKC